From Jeotgalibaca dankookensis, one genomic window encodes:
- a CDS encoding ACT domain-containing protein: MKAIVTVTGKDHKGIVASVSTKLAEVEVNILDISQTLMESFFTMIVLVDLSTSPYSIIEIQDKLGDVEKKEQLVIRIQSEDIFNAMHTL; the protein is encoded by the coding sequence ATGAAAGCAATTGTAACTGTGACTGGAAAAGATCATAAAGGAATTGTGGCTTCGGTTAGTACCAAACTTGCTGAAGTAGAAGTAAATATTTTAGATATTTCTCAAACTTTAATGGAAAGTTTCTTTACAATGATAGTGTTAGTTGATCTCTCAACTTCTCCTTACTCAATTATCGAAATACAAGATAAGTTAGGGGATGTAGAGAAAAAAGAACAGCTTGTAATTCGAATTCAGTCTGAGGACATTTTTAACGCAATGCATACGCTATAA
- a CDS encoding betaine/proline/choline family ABC transporter ATP-binding protein (Members of the family are the ATP-binding subunit of ABC transporters for substrates such as betaine, L-proline or other amino acids, choline, carnitine, etc. The substrate specificity is best determined from the substrate-binding subunit, rather than this subunit, as it interacts with the permease subunit and not with substrate directly.) yields the protein MIEFKNVTKQFPNGNVAVENLTLHFEAGEFIVFIGTSGSGKTTSMRMINRMIEPSSGEILIDGKNTADVNPVELRRKIGYVIQQIGLMPHMTIYDNIVMVPKLLKWPEDKQKQIAEELIKKVDLPVEFLDRYPAELSGGQQQRIGVIRALAADQDIILMDEPFGALDPITRDALQELLKQLQREMGKTVVFVTHDMDEALKLADRIVIMAEGKVVQFDTPENILMNPANAFVEDFIGEERLTQARTNLRTVEQIMIREPVVISPEETVSQAIKVMRKRRVDNLFVTDSNNMLLGMLSVEGIERNRRRDVTIRDIMEEVAYVREGTLVRDALQRILILGYKHIPVTDTEGHLLGLITRASVVDLVYDSIWHDLDVKEMEDVMQTTAATNNEGLMQEELTE from the coding sequence ATGATTGAATTTAAAAATGTTACCAAGCAGTTTCCTAACGGGAACGTTGCTGTAGAAAATCTTACCCTTCACTTTGAAGCGGGTGAATTCATAGTCTTCATCGGTACAAGTGGAAGTGGAAAAACAACTTCTATGCGAATGATTAATCGGATGATTGAACCCTCTTCTGGTGAAATCTTGATTGATGGAAAGAACACCGCTGATGTGAATCCAGTTGAGTTGCGTCGTAAAATTGGCTATGTCATCCAGCAAATTGGACTTATGCCGCATATGACGATTTATGACAACATCGTAATGGTACCAAAGCTTTTGAAATGGCCAGAAGATAAACAAAAACAAATCGCCGAAGAACTAATTAAAAAAGTAGATTTACCAGTTGAATTTTTGGACCGGTATCCTGCTGAACTTTCTGGTGGCCAACAACAACGGATCGGTGTTATCCGTGCCCTTGCAGCTGACCAAGATATTATTTTAATGGACGAGCCCTTTGGTGCTTTGGATCCTATTACGCGTGATGCCCTTCAAGAATTATTAAAACAATTACAGAGGGAAATGGGTAAGACGGTTGTTTTCGTAACCCACGATATGGACGAAGCATTAAAACTAGCAGACCGAATTGTGATTATGGCAGAAGGAAAGGTTGTTCAGTTCGATACTCCCGAAAACATTTTAATGAATCCAGCTAACGCATTTGTTGAAGATTTTATCGGTGAAGAGCGGCTGACTCAAGCACGGACTAACTTGCGGACGGTTGAGCAAATTATGATTCGCGAACCTGTAGTTATCTCTCCTGAAGAGACTGTTTCACAAGCTATTAAGGTGATGCGTAAACGCCGTGTTGATAATTTATTTGTTACCGATTCCAACAATATGTTGCTCGGAATGTTATCGGTTGAAGGCATTGAACGAAACCGTCGCCGTGACGTTACTATCCGTGATATTATGGAAGAAGTTGCTTATGTGCGTGAGGGAACTTTAGTTCGGGATGCCCTGCAACGGATTTTAATTCTTGGTTACAAACATATTCCCGTTACTGATACCGAAGGGCATTTACTAGGTTTGATTACACGCGCTTCTGTCGTTGACTTGGTGTATGATTCAATCTGGCATGACCTCGATGTGAAAGAAATGGAAGACGTGATGCAGACAACTGCAGCTACAAATAATGAAGGACTCATGCAAGAGGAGTTGACTGAATAA
- a CDS encoding alpha-amylase: MTRNGLMMQYFEWHLPNDGQLWNNIKDDAEHLKEMGVTSVLLPPAYKGTQQSDVGYGVYDLYDLGEFDQKGTVRTKYGTKEEYIAAIKALHDHDIFVYADVVLNHKAGADETERFMAYEVNPENRQEKISEPYEIEGWTKFNFEGRNDTYSDFKWNWRHFSGTDYNDADGKKAIFMIKGLEKGWNDNETVDNEFGNYDYLMFADIDYENEEVIEETKKWAEWYINETGVDGFRLDAVKHISSPFIDDLLKEIRANNRPDFFVVGEYWKYDLPAIHEFLEDTDYGLDLFDVPLHFNFKEAGEAGSSYDLSQLYDGTLASENPTHAVTFIDNHDSQPGQALESFVASWFKPLAYASILLREEGFPCLFYGDYYGIGGEDSVEAQSEWLDNLLYLRRSHAYGEQHDYFDHPNCVGWTREGDENHPYGLAAIISNSEAGEKEMYVGKQYAGKTFTDYTGHLDDKIVIDEEGKAVFLVNGGSVSVWVQEGITPEEAYQENN; this comes from the coding sequence ATGACTAGAAATGGATTGATGATGCAATATTTCGAATGGCATTTACCTAACGACGGACAGTTATGGAATAATATCAAGGATGATGCCGAACATTTGAAAGAAATGGGTGTGACATCTGTTTTACTTCCACCTGCTTATAAAGGTACGCAACAATCGGATGTGGGATATGGTGTTTATGATTTATATGATTTAGGAGAGTTTGATCAAAAAGGAACAGTTCGCACGAAATATGGAACAAAAGAAGAGTATATCGCCGCTATTAAGGCGCTCCATGACCATGATATCTTCGTTTACGCTGACGTTGTATTAAATCATAAGGCTGGAGCAGATGAAACGGAACGTTTTATGGCCTACGAAGTAAATCCAGAAAATCGTCAAGAAAAAATAAGCGAACCCTATGAAATTGAAGGGTGGACAAAATTTAATTTTGAAGGTAGAAATGATACTTATTCTGATTTCAAATGGAATTGGCGTCATTTTAGTGGGACAGATTACAATGATGCGGATGGAAAAAAAGCTATTTTTATGATTAAAGGTTTAGAAAAAGGATGGAACGATAACGAAACCGTTGATAACGAGTTTGGTAATTATGATTATTTAATGTTTGCAGATATTGATTATGAAAACGAGGAAGTTATTGAAGAAACAAAAAAATGGGCGGAGTGGTATATTAACGAAACCGGTGTTGATGGTTTCCGTTTGGATGCAGTGAAACATATTAGTTCACCTTTTATCGACGATCTTCTAAAAGAAATCCGTGCCAATAATCGTCCAGATTTTTTTGTGGTAGGTGAATATTGGAAGTACGATTTACCAGCTATCCATGAGTTCCTAGAAGATACCGATTATGGCTTAGACTTGTTTGACGTGCCTTTGCACTTTAACTTTAAGGAGGCAGGAGAAGCAGGAAGTAGCTATGACTTAAGTCAGTTATATGATGGAACGCTCGCTTCAGAGAACCCCACCCATGCAGTGACTTTTATTGATAACCATGATTCACAACCTGGTCAAGCTTTGGAATCGTTTGTAGCAAGTTGGTTCAAGCCATTGGCATATGCATCCATTCTTTTACGTGAAGAAGGCTTTCCATGTTTATTTTATGGCGATTACTATGGTATCGGCGGCGAGGATAGTGTTGAAGCCCAATCTGAATGGTTAGATAATTTACTCTACTTGAGACGCAGTCATGCTTATGGAGAGCAACATGATTATTTTGACCATCCTAACTGTGTTGGCTGGACAAGAGAGGGAGACGAAAACCACCCTTACGGTTTGGCTGCTATTATTTCCAACAGTGAAGCTGGGGAAAAAGAAATGTATGTTGGCAAACAGTATGCAGGAAAAACCTTTACTGATTATACTGGTCATTTAGATGATAAAATTGTAATTGATGAAGAAGGAAAAGCTGTTTTCTTAGTAAATGGTGGTTCTGTTTCTGTTTGGGTGCAAGAAGGAATTACTCCCGAAGAGGCATACCAAGAAAATAACTAA
- a CDS encoding M20 family metallopeptidase: protein MKKFIQEKHQEAALDDLKTILAYPSYLQEDDETPFGKDIQAVLEKTLEISEKLGFKTYIDPEGYYGYAEMGEGEELFAVLCHLDVVPPGNLKLWDSKPFEPTIKDGFIIARGSQDDKGPTIAAMYALKAVMDGGETLNKRVRFIFGVDEENLWRCLNRYNELEEKATMGFAPDSTFPVTYAEKGLLQIKLHSKETSSYRLEAGDAMNVVPEDATYEGQWVDDLESELKKNDYSYERHEQSITVKGKSVHSKNSPQGINAIVRLANVLTTKDDNKALLFLRDYVKEDARGLNIFGEVEDEASGILTCNAATLSINPEETILGIDIRYPVTVEKSFIGDKLKAAAEKAGLIYEEYDFIAPLYVPLDTPLVENLMAVYQKKTGDMQPPIVSGGATFARTMENCVAFGAQLPHAEATLHGPNERMALEDLYQAMDIYAEALYRLTCQ, encoded by the coding sequence ATGAAAAAATTTATCCAAGAAAAACATCAAGAAGCTGCTTTAGACGATTTAAAAACTATTTTAGCGTATCCTTCTTATTTACAAGAAGATGACGAGACGCCTTTTGGGAAAGATATCCAAGCAGTACTAGAAAAAACACTCGAAATTTCTGAAAAATTAGGGTTTAAGACTTATATTGATCCTGAAGGATATTATGGGTATGCGGAAATGGGTGAAGGGGAAGAACTATTTGCAGTTCTGTGTCATCTAGATGTAGTACCTCCAGGTAATTTAAAACTGTGGGATAGTAAACCATTTGAACCGACTATTAAAGATGGCTTTATCATTGCAAGAGGGAGTCAAGACGACAAAGGACCGACGATAGCAGCGATGTATGCACTAAAAGCAGTAATGGATGGGGGCGAAACCCTCAACAAACGTGTACGTTTTATCTTTGGTGTTGATGAAGAAAACTTATGGCGCTGTTTAAACCGTTATAATGAGCTAGAAGAAAAAGCAACGATGGGTTTTGCGCCTGATTCAACATTTCCAGTAACATACGCTGAAAAAGGACTTTTGCAAATTAAATTACATAGTAAGGAAACTTCTTCTTATCGCCTAGAAGCAGGGGATGCTATGAATGTCGTTCCTGAAGACGCTACTTATGAAGGACAATGGGTGGATGATTTAGAATCTGAACTCAAAAAAAATGACTATTCTTATGAACGCCATGAACAATCAATTACAGTAAAAGGAAAGTCTGTTCACAGTAAAAATTCACCACAAGGGATCAACGCTATCGTTCGGTTGGCGAATGTTTTAACAACTAAAGATGACAACAAAGCTTTATTATTTTTACGTGATTATGTAAAAGAGGATGCACGTGGTTTAAATATATTTGGGGAAGTAGAAGACGAAGCTTCTGGTATTTTAACTTGCAATGCCGCAACCTTGTCCATTAATCCAGAAGAAACTATTTTAGGGATTGATATTCGTTACCCTGTGACAGTTGAAAAGTCTTTTATTGGAGATAAATTAAAGGCTGCTGCTGAAAAAGCAGGACTCATTTATGAAGAATATGACTTTATCGCACCCTTATATGTACCACTCGATACGCCATTGGTTGAAAATTTGATGGCTGTTTACCAAAAAAAAACGGGGGATATGCAGCCTCCGATTGTATCAGGTGGCGCCACATTTGCGCGTACTATGGAAAATTGTGTGGCATTTGGAGCACAATTACCACATGCAGAGGCAACTTTGCATGGTCCAAATGAACGGATGGCACTTGAAGATCTATATCAAGCTATGGACATATATGCGGAAGCTTTATATCGCCTCACTTGCCAATAA
- a CDS encoding GNAT family N-acetyltransferase → MWTIKRFNELTVDELHAIYKLRVKVFVVEQNCAYPDVDDLDKDAIHVFNEGIKAYARIIPGKDFIQIGRIVVEPDFRREGYGHAVLSQAIDYCQKNYPSTDIRVQAQAYLEDFYISFGFKSQSDVYLEDNIPHIDMVKVTAQDD, encoded by the coding sequence ATGTGGACTATAAAACGTTTTAATGAACTAACCGTTGATGAGCTACACGCCATATACAAATTACGCGTCAAGGTATTCGTTGTCGAACAAAACTGTGCTTATCCGGATGTTGATGATTTAGATAAAGATGCCATTCACGTATTTAATGAAGGCATAAAAGCATATGCACGGATCATACCTGGCAAAGATTTTATTCAGATTGGACGTATTGTTGTTGAACCTGACTTTAGAAGAGAAGGCTATGGACACGCTGTTTTATCACAGGCAATTGATTATTGTCAAAAAAATTATCCTAGTACTGATATTCGGGTACAAGCGCAAGCTTATTTAGAGGATTTTTATATCTCATTCGGTTTTAAATCACAATCTGATGTCTACTTAGAAGACAATATTCCTCATATCGATATGGTTAAAGTGACTGCCCAAGATGACTAA
- a CDS encoding PFL family protein, translated as MERKENILETIQMISEDKLDIRTVTMGISLLDCADSDGEKAREKIYNKITHYAKDLVTVAREIEQELGVPIVNKRISVTPIALIAGASSDKDYVAFAKTLDAAAKKVGVDFIGGFSALVEKGYTKGDRILIESIPHALSETELVCASVNIGSTKAGINMDAVAQMGQVMKQTAELTADMGGLGAAKLVVFANAVDDNPFMAGAFHGVGEADVVIHVGVSGPGVVKRALEKVKDKPFDIVAETIKIAAFKITRMGQLVGTLAADRLGVPFGIVDLSLAPTPAIGDSVARILEEMGLERVGTHGTTAALAVLNDAVKKGGLMACGHVGGLSGSFIPVSEDIGMIEAVEVGSITIDKLEAMTAICSVGLDMVAVPGKTTAATLSALIADEAAIGIMNHKTTAVRIIAVPGMDVGDTVEFGGLLGRAPILAVSEFSSESLINRGGRIPAPLHSFKN; from the coding sequence GTGGAACGAAAAGAAAATATACTAGAAACGATTCAAATGATTTCTGAAGATAAATTAGATATTCGGACAGTGACCATGGGAATATCTTTACTAGACTGTGCGGATTCGGATGGCGAGAAAGCTCGAGAAAAAATTTATAATAAAATCACGCATTATGCTAAAGATTTAGTGACTGTTGCGAGGGAAATCGAGCAAGAACTTGGTGTTCCTATCGTGAACAAACGTATTTCAGTTACGCCAATTGCTTTGATTGCAGGTGCGAGCTCTGACAAAGATTATGTCGCTTTTGCTAAGACTTTAGATGCGGCAGCAAAAAAAGTAGGTGTTGACTTTATAGGTGGTTTTAGCGCGTTGGTAGAGAAAGGATATACTAAAGGGGATCGAATTTTAATCGAATCAATTCCACACGCTCTTTCTGAAACAGAATTGGTTTGTGCTTCTGTGAATATTGGTTCTACTAAGGCAGGAATAAATATGGATGCCGTTGCACAAATGGGACAGGTTATGAAACAAACAGCAGAATTAACAGCTGATATGGGCGGACTAGGTGCTGCGAAATTGGTAGTCTTTGCCAACGCTGTAGACGATAATCCGTTCATGGCTGGTGCTTTTCATGGGGTAGGAGAAGCAGATGTTGTTATTCACGTGGGAGTTAGTGGACCAGGAGTTGTAAAACGAGCATTAGAAAAAGTAAAAGACAAGCCTTTTGATATTGTAGCGGAAACGATTAAAATAGCAGCTTTTAAAATTACGCGAATGGGACAGCTAGTTGGTACTTTGGCTGCAGATAGGTTAGGCGTTCCTTTCGGGATAGTTGATTTGTCTTTAGCTCCGACCCCTGCTATTGGCGACTCAGTGGCACGAATTTTGGAAGAAATGGGATTGGAACGTGTAGGAACCCACGGAACAACCGCAGCTTTAGCTGTATTAAATGATGCCGTTAAGAAAGGTGGATTAATGGCATGCGGACATGTTGGCGGTTTATCTGGCTCATTTATTCCTGTATCTGAAGACATTGGAATGATTGAAGCAGTCGAAGTTGGTTCGATCACCATTGATAAATTAGAAGCAATGACAGCAATCTGTTCCGTCGGTCTTGATATGGTTGCAGTTCCTGGTAAAACGACAGCAGCAACACTCTCAGCCTTAATTGCGGACGAAGCAGCAATTGGTATTATGAATCATAAAACCACAGCAGTACGGATTATTGCTGTTCCTGGAATGGATGTTGGCGATACCGTTGAATTTGGAGGGTTATTAGGCCGCGCCCCTATACTTGCAGTTAGCGAATTTTCTTCAGAGAGTTTGATTAACCGTGGTGGTAGAATACCAGCTCCCCTTCATTCATTTAAAAATTAA
- a CDS encoding ABC transporter permease, which yields MMDFLRENGAELLFKTGEHFYISSISLLLGILVAVPLGILLTRSEKISGYIISFVSILQTVPSLALLALMIPFLGVGKVPAIVALFIYSLLPILRNTYIGIQAVSSNVIDSAKGMGMTESQLIRKVKLPLAAPVIMSGIRLAGVYVIAWATLASYIGAGGLGDYIFNGLNVYDQPMIIWGTIPVTLLALLADFLLGKLETYFSPRLTSDKGGL from the coding sequence ATAATGGACTTTTTAAGAGAAAATGGAGCAGAACTTCTTTTTAAAACGGGAGAACATTTTTATATATCGAGTATTTCCCTTTTATTAGGAATTTTAGTAGCGGTTCCTTTAGGAATTCTACTCACGCGTTCTGAGAAAATATCTGGCTACATTATTAGCTTTGTTTCTATTTTACAAACTGTCCCTTCTTTAGCCTTACTGGCTCTAATGATTCCCTTCCTAGGTGTTGGGAAAGTACCGGCTATTGTCGCTTTATTTATCTACTCGTTACTCCCAATTTTAAGAAATACTTATATTGGTATCCAAGCTGTCTCAAGTAATGTGATTGATTCAGCTAAAGGAATGGGTATGACAGAAAGCCAGCTCATTCGTAAAGTTAAGTTGCCCTTAGCCGCACCGGTAATTATGTCTGGTATCCGTTTAGCGGGTGTTTACGTTATTGCTTGGGCTACACTAGCTTCTTATATTGGAGCTGGTGGATTAGGAGATTATATATTTAATGGCCTGAATGTTTACGACCAACCGATGATTATTTGGGGTACTATTCCAGTAACGCTCCTTGCACTTTTAGCGGACTTTTTGCTAGGTAAACTGGAAACTTACTTTTCTCCTCGCTTAACTTCTGATAAAGGAGGATTATAA
- a CDS encoding ABC transporter permease, which translates to MDLSQMNTLEQLFYYYRENGFYVLEQFSRHFLISIYGVLFAAILAIPLGFWIARHKKLAEWVIGVSNVLQTIPALAMLSILMLGLGLGAQTVIMSVFLYSLLPILKNTYTGVRNVDDALLDTGKGMGMTRSQLTFMIELPLSLSVIMAGIRNALVVGIGITSIGTFIGAGGLGDIITRGVNATDGTAIILAGAIPTALMAIISDLVLVYLEGRLDPSRKVSINK; encoded by the coding sequence ATGGACTTAAGCCAAATGAATACCTTAGAACAGCTTTTCTATTATTACCGCGAGAATGGGTTCTATGTACTAGAACAATTCTCCCGCCACTTCCTCATTTCAATATACGGGGTCCTATTTGCAGCAATTTTAGCGATTCCGCTCGGTTTTTGGATTGCACGTCATAAAAAATTAGCAGAATGGGTTATTGGTGTATCAAATGTTTTACAAACGATTCCCGCTCTCGCTATGCTTTCCATTTTGATGTTAGGGCTAGGACTAGGAGCGCAAACCGTTATTATGAGTGTTTTTCTCTATTCCTTACTCCCGATTTTAAAAAATACTTATACAGGAGTACGTAATGTCGATGATGCTTTGTTGGATACTGGTAAGGGCATGGGGATGACTCGAAGCCAACTAACCTTTATGATTGAGTTGCCACTATCACTTTCTGTTATCATGGCTGGGATTAGAAATGCACTTGTTGTAGGAATCGGAATTACCTCTATTGGAACCTTTATTGGCGCAGGAGGTTTAGGTGATATTATTACACGTGGCGTCAACGCAACAGATGGAACGGCGATTATTTTAGCCGGTGCAATTCCCACTGCTTTGATGGCTATAATATCTGATTTAGTCCTCGTTTATTTAGAAGGTCGCTTAGACCCATCTAGAAAAGTTTCCATCAATAAATAA
- a CDS encoding osmoprotectant ABC transporter substrate-binding protein, with protein sequence MKRLKKWLLLPITMLLLSACSLPGLGATYSEDGIIITGGTTTEMQLMAFLVEGMVQHYLPDAPVGMVNNLGSSTLNHQALMNGNANISGVRYTGTDLTGALDRDPITDPELALQTVVEGFDKEFDQIWFPSYGFANSYAFLVTQEFSETNGVTSISDLADIASDLRAGVDTSWMEREGDGYDAFKEIYGFDFNRVYPMQIGLVYDALQANEMDVALGYSTDGRIASYDLVVLEDDLNLFPPYDASPVASKDILERFPELETILLKLEGVLTDTRMQELNYEVDNNLVEPQTVAYQFLEDHNYFEDKNVTPLKERE encoded by the coding sequence ATGAAAAGACTCAAAAAATGGCTCCTATTACCTATTACCATGTTACTCTTGTCCGCTTGTTCCTTGCCTGGTTTAGGTGCAACTTATTCCGAAGATGGCATTATTATTACCGGTGGTACAACGACTGAAATGCAGTTAATGGCCTTTCTAGTAGAAGGAATGGTTCAGCACTATCTTCCTGATGCACCTGTTGGGATGGTTAATAATTTAGGTTCTTCTACTCTTAATCATCAAGCTCTTATGAATGGTAATGCGAATATATCTGGTGTTCGTTATACGGGAACCGATCTCACTGGTGCTTTAGATCGCGATCCAATCACAGATCCAGAATTAGCCTTACAAACAGTTGTTGAAGGGTTTGATAAAGAATTCGACCAAATCTGGTTTCCTTCCTACGGGTTTGCCAACTCTTACGCCTTTTTAGTAACGCAAGAATTTTCTGAAACAAATGGTGTCACTTCTATCAGTGATTTAGCTGATATAGCTTCTGATTTACGCGCTGGTGTTGATACTTCTTGGATGGAGCGAGAAGGCGATGGTTATGATGCGTTTAAAGAAATTTATGGATTCGACTTCAACCGCGTCTATCCGATGCAAATCGGTTTAGTATATGATGCCCTGCAAGCGAATGAGATGGATGTGGCATTAGGCTACTCTACTGATGGGCGAATTGCCAGCTATGATTTAGTAGTGTTAGAAGATGATTTGAATCTTTTCCCACCTTACGATGCAAGTCCCGTTGCAAGCAAAGACATTTTGGAGCGTTTTCCAGAATTAGAAACCATTCTTCTAAAATTAGAAGGTGTTTTAACAGATACACGGATGCAAGAATTAAACTATGAAGTCGACAATAATTTGGTTGAGCCACAAACCGTTGCCTACCAATTTCTTGAAGACCACAATTACTTTGAAGATAAAAACGTCACCCCACTGAAGGAGAGAGAATAA
- a CDS encoding cold-shock protein: MEQGTVKWFNAEKGFGFIERDGQDDVFVHFSAIQDEGFKSLDEGQSVTFDVEEGNRGLQATNVVKN; this comes from the coding sequence ATGGAACAAGGTACAGTAAAATGGTTTAACGCAGAAAAAGGTTTTGGATTTATCGAACGTGACGGACAAGATGATGTATTCGTACACTTCTCAGCAATCCAAGACGAAGGTTTCAAATCTTTAGACGAAGGTCAATCAGTGACTTTTGACGTAGAAGAAGGAAACCGTGGCCTACAAGCTACAAACGTAGTTAAAAACTAA
- a CDS encoding APC family permease, with translation MEKSNRHYGLGTAVSMIVGICVGSGIFFKADDILGYAGGNVGLSVLVFSIGAFCVIFGNITLSQLAARTDRSGGVIAYFEEFISKKAAAGFGWFQIFAYYPSIAVVVSWVAGIYTTMLLGLPSTLEWQVSIGLFYLSFFFLLNYFSLKLGGQFQNISTIMKLIPLIGIGLIGLFWKAPVPVPTESLVVPVNQVGWGWLAALAPMAFSFDGWVISTSITHEVRNAKRTMPIALTIGPLIVLGVYLAYFLGMIAIVGPEYILEHQDNTIYNIGQILFGERGGTLILSFILIAVLGVVNGLVLGAIRLPQSLAEKGMLPYSSKIKIIDKKTQLSPRATFISIIIAFLWMALHYLTQKFQILSGGDVSEIAIVFSYITYVILYLKVFQLNKNKMIPVLAIIGSIIIVVGGIISNPTFAPFFLFACSLIFLSGYTYFKKT, from the coding sequence TTGGAAAAAAGTAATAGGCATTATGGCCTCGGAACCGCAGTCTCAATGATTGTCGGAATTTGTGTCGGTTCTGGTATATTCTTTAAAGCAGATGATATTTTAGGCTATGCAGGCGGAAATGTTGGTCTCAGTGTTTTAGTATTCTCGATTGGCGCGTTTTGCGTGATCTTTGGTAACATTACCCTTTCCCAGTTAGCGGCTCGTACAGATCGCTCTGGTGGGGTTATTGCTTATTTTGAAGAGTTTATTTCAAAAAAAGCCGCCGCAGGATTTGGTTGGTTTCAAATCTTTGCTTATTATCCCTCTATCGCGGTTGTAGTCAGTTGGGTAGCTGGTATTTATACCACTATGCTTCTAGGTTTACCGAGTACCTTAGAATGGCAAGTTAGTATAGGTTTGTTTTATTTAAGTTTTTTCTTCCTTTTAAACTATTTCTCATTAAAGCTAGGCGGGCAATTTCAAAACATTTCAACCATTATGAAACTTATCCCACTGATTGGAATTGGATTGATTGGATTATTTTGGAAAGCCCCGGTACCAGTGCCAACAGAAAGTTTAGTTGTTCCGGTTAATCAAGTAGGATGGGGTTGGTTAGCTGCTCTTGCTCCTATGGCTTTTTCATTTGACGGGTGGGTAATTTCTACCAGCATCACCCATGAAGTAAGAAATGCTAAACGCACCATGCCAATCGCTTTAACAATTGGACCTCTTATCGTTCTAGGTGTCTACTTGGCTTATTTCTTAGGAATGATTGCCATTGTAGGACCAGAATATATTTTGGAACACCAAGATAATACGATTTATAATATTGGACAAATTTTATTTGGTGAACGGGGTGGAACCTTAATATTATCTTTTATTCTTATTGCGGTTTTAGGTGTCGTTAATGGATTAGTACTCGGCGCCATTCGCTTACCGCAATCTTTAGCTGAAAAGGGTATGTTGCCATATAGTAGTAAAATCAAAATAATTGATAAGAAAACGCAATTATCACCGCGTGCAACGTTTATTTCTATTATTATTGCCTTTTTATGGATGGCTCTTCACTACCTGACTCAAAAATTTCAAATTCTGTCTGGTGGAGATGTTAGTGAAATTGCAATTGTTTTTTCCTATATTACTTATGTTATTTTATATTTAAAGGTTTTCCAGCTCAATAAAAATAAAATGATACCTGTTTTAGCAATAATAGGATCCATCATTATTGTTGTGGGTGGAATTATATCTAATCCTACTTTTGCTCCCTTCTTCTTGTTTGCTTGTTCATTAATATTTTTAAGTGGTTATACGTATTTCAAAAAAACATAA